A genomic window from Silene latifolia isolate original U9 population chromosome 11, ASM4854445v1, whole genome shotgun sequence includes:
- the LOC141613602 gene encoding uncharacterized protein LOC141613602: protein MEILSRILRRITQFNHFSYHPKCVRIDLTHLIFADDLLVFARGYLPSVLAVQECLKLFSDYSGLTLNPTKTNIYFAGVRNEVKALIQASSGYMEGTFPFKYLGTPLHVSRLTRDMFQPLIAKIRSKLGYWAWIIHDIEKTCRQFLWGDGSHNRMIFFRLQKMQWSKAYLFQHQSGWDIDHTASPIWNHILTIRDDFIAKVGSLDAAQALFHEWHARGKLPLAKIYNIFHGISLTLKWMKPLLDGVVTPQHAFISTLAAHGALPTTDNICTRGLVLISRCVLCYNALETHQHLFFGCPFSNIVMQGLLHWQGITRRVLSLKHELYKLALYQCKTWRKRLGCCAVAAGIYGLWHERNRRIFVGTSRSAEQILRWIKYCVCLRMYAWNKGILNYELSNVLLG from the exons ATGGAGATCTTATCTAGAATTTTAAGAAGGATAACCCAGTTCAACCACTTCAGTTATCATCCAAAGTGTGTTAGGATTGACCTGACCCACCTTATATTTGCTGATGACCTTTTGGTCTTTGCTAGAGGATATTTGCCCTCTGTTCTTGCTGTCCAGGAATGTTTAAAGCTTTTCTCTGATTACTCAGGGCTTACTCTTAACCCCACTAAGACTAACATCTATTTTGCTGGAGTTCGAAATGAGGTCAAGGCTCTGATCCAGGCTAGTTCTGGTTATATGGAGGGTACTTTCCCTTTCAAATATTTAGGTACCCCTCTTCATGTCTCTAGATTAACCAGGGATATGTTTCAGCCACTTATTGCCAAAATACGCAGTAAACTTGGGTATTGGGCTT GGATTATCCATGACATTGAGAAAACTTGCAGACAATTCTTATGGGGAGATGGTTCTCACAATCGTATGATTTTCTTCAGATTGCAGAAA ATGCAATGGTCTAAAGCTTACCTCTTTCAACACCAATCTGGATGGGACATTGACCATACTGCATCTCCCATATGGAATCATATCCTCACTATCAGAGATGATTTCATTGCTAAAGTTGGCTCCCTTGATGCTGCTCAGGCACTTTTCCATGAATGGCATGCTAGGGGTAAGCTTCCTTTGGCTAAGATCTATAACATTTTTCATGGCATTAGTCTTACTCTTAAATGGATGAAGCCTCTGTTGGATGGCGTAGTCACCCCACAACATGCTTTTATCTCTACCCTGGCTGCTCATGGTGCATTACCTACTACTGACAATATTTGCACTCGTGGCCTGGTATTGATTAGTCGTTGTGTACTTTGCTACAATGCATTGGAGACTCATCAGCATCTCTTTTTTGGCTGTCCCTTCTCCAACATAGTTATGCAAGGGCTTCTCCATTGGCAAGGGATCACAAGACGTGTTCTTAGTCTTAAGCATGAGTTGTACAAGCTAGCTCTTTATCAATGTAAAACATGGAGGAAGAGGCTGGGTTGTTGTGCTGTTGCTGCTGGGATTTATGGGCTTTGGCATGAACGAAATAGGAGGATCTTTGTTGGCACTTCTCGCTCAGCCGAGCAAATCCTTAGGTGGATTAAGTATTGTGTGTGTCTTCGGATGTATGCCTGGAATAAGGGCATTCTAAATTATGAGCTGTCAAATGTCTTATTAGGTTAA